The Desulfobacterales bacterium genome contains the following window.
CGTCAATGGCGCCGGTTCTCTCCACAAGGGTATGCCTGATGATCGCCGCTTTCTGATCGTCCGAAAGCAGGTGCCAGCCCCTGGTGTTTTCGCCGTGGCGGGTATCCACAAAACCCAGCATGATTTCATTGACCCGCACGTGCGGCGCGCCCAGCCGCGCCCAGGTTTCCGTCAGGAGCGAGATGCCGCGATTGGCCGCTGCGTATCCATCGTTGAACACATGGCCTGCCGGGCCGGTCCTGCCAACGATCCCCGCAATGGAAGAGATGTTGATGACGGCGCCCTCGCCGGAGGCTTTCAGATGGGGAAGCGCTGCGTTAAAGATCCACCATTTGGCGCGCAGGGTGGTTTCCATTTCAAGGTCCCACTGTTCGCGGACATAAGGCCCGTGGACAACCGGCCAGCCCCCCCGTTCAATGTTGTTGATCAGGATATCAAGACGCCCGAAGCG
Protein-coding sequences here:
- a CDS encoding SDR family oxidoreductase: MKLKNKVALVLGAVKGIGRGIGLDLAARGCQVALTYFDWEESLSEMKDAFARTGQDHLIVKVNLLRTEKIQELIQEVIDRFGRLDILINNIERGGWPVVHGPYVREQWDLEMETTLRAKWWIFNAALPHLKASGEGAVINISSIAGIVGRTGPAGHVFNDGYAAANRGISLLTETWARLGAPHVRVNEIMLGFVDTRHGENTRGWHLLSDDQKAAIIRHTLVERTGAIDDVVKTVRFILKDAPFMTGSVLRLDGGYVLGGETVAPMPEGVV